Part of the Cottoperca gobio unplaced genomic scaffold, fCotGob3.1 fCotGob3_25arrow_ctg1, whole genome shotgun sequence genome, atctatttaataaaataacaattagACATTATGCAGGCTATAATAATAAGTTACAGTAAATATTACAATGCGTATTGATTCTCATTCTGTTATTTTCCCAAAACTCATACAAGCGCGATTTTGCCGCCGGAACAGAGGTCACTTAAATCTGTCCCCTCCAATATTTGTAATGACCAGTCATACAAAAGCTTGAGGAAAGCTCAATACCCAACAATAAATCGGCTCCAAAACACTGGTTTAGCCTACATGTCAGCCTGCAACAGTAAACACACCACAAGGGTCGGCTGCGGCTCCTGCGGTCTCCATGTCGTGGAGACTGATTGATGGCAcagtttggggttcagtatGTTTCCCAAAGACTTTGGGCAACatactgaaccccaaactgTGCCATcaatgtgtaagtgtgtgtgggtgtttatCTCTTCTGaagagcaggtggcaccttgtgtttgaatgtgtgtgtgaacgggggctggcttgtgttgtaaaagcGCTTTAGGTGATGGCCTATTCTTAAACACAGTTTGTTTAAATCACAGCACTGATGCACATGTGAAATATAAACCAGTGTTACTGCTGTTGATGAACCTTCTTCAATGAAACAGTCTGAGGTATGATCCAGTGTCCCTCACATCACCAGTGGTCTTTTGAAAAGGTCTGTGGTTGATTTGTCTCCGTCCAGGTTATCATGCGTTGTTCTGTGCACGGTACACTGTGTTTCACTGAACATTCAACATGCAGCCGCTGGTTTAAGAGTAAATACTGGAACTACAGAGTAATCTTAGTGGTTCTTAGTTTTTAGAGAGCGTGCTCATATACAGTATGGACTTAGTGTCAGGAGTGTGTACAAACACACCCTTATGCACCACATCAGCAACGTTGACCATTAGCCATTAGTGACTTTTGTAGTGCTGATGGCTGTTCATAGCTTTAACCTGAAATGCTTGtgatataatctatatatatatatatatattacactatatattacaatacaaaatacatatgtgtatgtgtgtgcatgtgtgtttttgtgtgtgtcatcatcatATCCCATAATTTCCAAAGCAATATGTATTTAacttaacaaacacacaagcagcgGCCTTGAAATACCTTTAATTAATTCCTAATTTACCCCTGAAAACATAGTTTACCATCATTATTAATggttaaattaaaataactgaCGACTGAGACCAGCATCAACAATCCTCGCTCACTTCGTCCTTATACCACGGAACATCCCAGACATTTGCAACTGTTGCTGGCAGAACAGACTCTGGATCTTTTCTGACAGATGGAACCATTCTCATCTAGTTAAAAAACTTTAAGGAGAAAGATCCTGAATGTATGCTGAATAAAGCAGATCATTCCACTAGTATCAAGCAGACCTTGGCACTTGATGCAGATTTACTGAAAATGATGGAAtataatcattaaaaaataaccTGTAGACATAAAAAGACATATGTTTGGTAGACGCAGTCTTTAAAATCTAacccatatactgtataatcaCTGGATTATTTGAAATCTTAGATCATTATCGTGTCCAGTACTacaatcatttatattatttggaCATTGTATGGATGACAGTGCCATGCATACTCCTTGACCATATTTCCATAAATGAGTATACATTAATTATTcaatgagttttattttttcctttctatctttctctcacacacaaaatgtaaaaacaatgtatagTTATAGGTTTCCCATGTATataattttcattatttactttactttcaaTGCTAGCAGTCTGACAcatcaaacatttgtttaatggGTGTTGCGCAGTGTTCCTTTTTTTAAGTGATTCAAACTACCATCGTCATGCTCCCATGCTATCTTGAGAAGGCAAATAGCCAAACTGACAAAGCTTGTCCAGGAGCAGCAGAAGACAGAACCTGAACAAAATGTGCTCTTGTCAAAAAGTCAGTTAACCATAgattatgttgtgtttgttattcATTATGTGAGGAAACAGAATCATAAACAGAATATACAGTAGTTCCATACattgtttacattacattttacatttagtgAAGGATCAAAAAAGTTAGATTGTTTTTTAATAGCAGGTCCTCTCTTAACCTGTTTTCTGTCTCACAGAATGAATGCATGCGTCCtcctctttatttttctgttacCAGCAGCTTCAACATTTGCCCATGAGCATATTACTGCCTGCCTGCATCATGTCATGTGCCGTGCTATATTACTCCCACCTACATAAGGATCCCCCTGCTATATTAGAATGCAAAGTTTCAGCGGTGCCCTGTGTCTGGGGTTTTGCGTGCTGACCATAAAACGCcaacctttgttgcatgtttctACGAGCTTCTTCCTACCCTCATAtccttcacctctctgcttAAAATTCTCTAATAAATCcataatatttcacaaaaatggCCCAAAATATTAATGCCATCTTttcacagaataaaaaaatatatatatattctaggCTGAAGCACTGAATGATCTGCCCTAATGACATCATATGTTCTAACACTTAATTAAAGTTGTATGTTTTTTAATGGCTACAACATTccatcaaattaaataatatacatataatctTCATTGATGAACACAATTCAGTGGACTTCTGAAACTTTAAGGTTAAAGTTTTCTGGAAAAGACACGTTAGTTTTGAGTCATTCAAATGTAACACTCAGTGCATTGAGCACCACACATTACTTCCATTCACTTCCACTGCATTGGGTAGAAGTTTCAGGGGCTGATATCTTAAACTGTCTAAATAAATAGATACCACTGGAACCTTTTTTTGtggtaaaaacacatttaagtgGTTAAAGAAACATTGGCTTCTTTGAGGTTTCCTTCTGTCTCAGGGTAGTGAATCACCCCTGAAGTACCTTTCTTGCTCTCTGCTGACATGCTGTATGTTACAATGGCATCTGGATTACTATCATGCTAGTGAGCATCAGTCAGTGCTCCTGTCATATTTCATCACATCAATCTCCTCTTGCCTCTTTATGCCTGCTAGTTCCCATCATTCCCAGCTACCTCTACAATCTGGATGAGTCAACAGATGTGGTGTTGAAGAACGACACCCTGTCACAGCAGGCTCCTGCAGGAGCCTTCCACAGCATCGTGTCCTTATACGACAACACCATGAGGTCTTCGGGCCCCAACACCACAGCTAGGTCTACTGCCCCCCCTACTGCTACAGAGCTGCCAAAGAACTCTTCCGATTGCCCCCAGTCCACCACCATGCTGCTTAATGAGAATGTCAAAGTGGGACTGCTGTTCGCCTCCAAGGCCACCGTACAGCTGATTATCAATCCTTTCATAGGGCCGCTCACAAACAGGTAGGTTtgcactctgaatctcgttgtacttttgtataatgacaataaaaggctttaactttaactttaactttaacgttatgtctcttctctgtgtggaGGCATTACTTATGTAACGTTTACAACAGGGGAAATTAGCTGGTTAAGGGTTTTCGCAGGCAACCTGGAGCATTATTGTTGCCGCAGCCTAGACATTTGTGTCACAGAGTAATGAGCAGAAGCAATCCAAACTCACGTAGTTGTCACATAATGAACAGAAATCGTGCATGTTTGTTATTCTTATCTTAAACCATAAGATAAAAATTTTCCTAGTATATAATGCAGTTTACGTTTTCACTCATTAAGTCACATACCACATGAGTATAGATCACAGGGTGAAAGCACTGATTTGTGATCTAAATGCCCAGCATGTTTTCCCCTTAGACATAccattagagctgcaatgaACAATTGATTTTATTATCGATGAATCCAccgattattttcttgattactCAATTAATCGCCAGCGTTTTCTATGTAAAATTCTGACTTGAAGAGCCAGTTACATTTCCCTTGTAAAGGATGGGACTTTTCAGCTTTCTGGTTTGTGTCCAACACAGCACGAGACTCAGTTTGTTGCTGTCCCTGTGTTTTGTATTATACACTGATTTTTCAGTGACCTACATAATGCTCGGTACTACTGGTTCTTTTGTAACATATGCAATGCATCTACAGTGTGTAACTTCAGTGTTTAGCTCAATTTAATCCATGTGAGGAACATATTTGGAATAACTACAATTATGGTGTTATGTGGCATTTGATACAACTGAACAATGATGCAGgatattttaaagacaaaagacaaaaaacattaagaagACAATTATTTCATGTAAAGCTGAATGAAAAAGGACCGAGCAAGAGTATCACAGTATGACAGGTTTCCTTTCAGGCCGCAGAGGCTTCCTGCTAGCCGAGGGCCAGAATTGTGGTTCAAATTTGCTCTTGTGTTTAGAAAGCTTATGTCAACACAGAACAACACTTATGGCCTTATCTAATTTAACATCCAACACAAATTGAGAAGAAAGAGCAGCAACAGACTCCCTTTTCCAATTCTAGAGAGGAAAAGCAAATGATGCACATGGTAAACATGTCAGTTTATGTCATGATGGTTTTTAAGGGTGTAATGTCATGTCAGCTAACAATCCAACTGAATCAAATCAGAatagaatcagaaatcctttattagtcccacaacggggaaatgtaccttgttacagcaaaagaacaagaaagtaaagtggtgagtacacaatagttaaatagaataaaatagagtaacaataatataagtacaaagtgatTGATAAAAAGTTGTGAAAGTGAACATTGtacatgacagtgataattaCAGAAGTTATACAAAGTGAACATtgtacatggcagtgataattgcacacagtggtggaatagtgtgttgttggtgtggtggtctaccaggggccgtggtgattgtacagtctgaccgctgcagggagagaggacctacggtatctctctgtgagacaccgcaggtgaagcagcctgtcgctgcacagtgcggacacagtgtcctggagggggggggacatgttgtccaatagagaggacaacttggccgtcattctcctgtttCCCACCagctccacagtgtccagagggctccccaggacagagctggccttcttcaccagtctgttcagtctcttcctgtcagcagccgagatgctgctgccccagcagaccgcTCCATAGAAAATAGCTGATACAAATAATGTATGGATAGCTGGATGAGTTACTCAAATTTCAACCAGCACATGAGTATGATAGGCTATGTCAcatatgtgatttatttatatatatatatatatatatatatatatatatatatatatatatatatatatatatatatatatatatatatatatgtgtatcattttcttttcttttaaaaaaaaaatgtctcacttttttttttattttgggcttaattttaatttttaaagttttttccATGGCACCTTAATTCTTGGAGGAGAACATAACATTATAATGATGGGCAAGACTAAATAATTAATTCTAAGGATTAAAAACAGAGCCAGTCTGAAGATTTGAGCTGAACGTGAGATACATATTTAGGGGAGATGGTGAAGCGTGGATGTTCCAACATTAGTGACACTAACCTCAAAAGCAATATTTAGTGTCTCAGATGGGCACTCAGATAGGCTGTAATTGAAGCAAGGAACATTACCGGTTCTTAGTCACCTTCCATCCTGACAGAGGACAATACAAGGCAAGTCAAGCATGTCAGGTATCTACGGGGGAATACAACAGCTCTGATGTGCATGGCAGCTTTtagcattttaataaaaaaaaacacactgtcATCCTCCTCTAAATGTCTAACAATTGTAACTGGCAAGAATGTGTCATGCAAATACAGAATTTCTACAAATGCTTTGTGTTCATACAAATACTGTTACAAGACAGTATTTGCTATGCAGtttattttgatcattttatcTTTCAGGTCATGGTTTTTGAATCACTACATGGTTGTGCTGCAGGCCATTTTGACTCATAATTCTCAGTTGGAGACAATCTACATCCTGAATATCTGTCCTGGTTGACCAAAGCAATTATGTCTTCTAACTGACAACAGATTTCACTCGTTATTCTTATGATTATGTAGAGCAATAACATCCCTCACTGGATGGAgcattttccattttaaaaatCAGCAGTCCTCCACAACTTCTCACATCAATTGTTTAAGGTGTCACTGCTTTAGAAAGAGACAATATGTGGAAAAGAATGAAAGCTTTGAATGCCATTTATGTTTGTGTAGACAtctcaaaatagttgctgactGTAAAAATGTAgtctgtcttttttctctttgtctctttagAATAGGATACCAACTTCCCTTATTCGCCGGCTTCTGTATCATGTTCGTCTCTACTATCAGTAAGTTTCATGCAACATGTCGTCGTTATCAGAAAATCAAAATGCTTTCATCATGCCTGATGTTTCTTTGTCTATATTTCTGTTGTGCTCACTGTTGTGAAGTGTTCGCCTTCTCATCGAGCTACGCTCTGCTGTTTCTGGCCAGATCGCTTCAAGGTGTAGGCTCCTCCTGCTCATCTGTGGCCGGTAAGACTTCCTCCTGTCTTAATATCCAGTCAGTCAATCCATCCAACTATTCATCTGATCCAAATACATCCTATCAATTCACAACAGACATTGAATGAGTATGTTACAGACTGagatttttcatttgaataagtgttgcattatgggttgTTTGTAGCCTAAATGTTGCCAGGCTAGACAAGAGGTGAAGACCTCAGTCCTGTCATCCAATGGAGAGAGGCAGGTCGCTTTCTTTGATGctacaaaagtatttttttaaatgtcctacTTAAGTGGTGTTTTTGAGTCTTTGTTACACGGGACTTTGACGTTAGCATACTTTTGTTTGTAAGATAACAACGAAGCACCAATCCAGAGAACtggatatttttctttttcattgcctggctgcagcagcaaaacttTATGTTTTCCAGTCTAAAAGCAATGAGTTtgacacaatataaatatttaaaagctgGTAACTGTCTTTCAAAACTTTACTTTGAAAAATGATAAGTCACAGGATCCATTTGTTATCTACTGGCCATGAGCATtgcaaaaaacatttacattctgCAACATAAGTGTAG contains:
- the LOC115005129 gene encoding synaptic vesicular amine transporter-like, with protein sequence MGRLDTLRQFNLMKWLREERQSRKLSLFIVFVALLLDNMLLTVVVPIIPSYLYNLDESTDVVLKNDTLSQQAPAGAFHSIVSLYDNTMRSSGPNTTARSTAPPTATELPKNSSDCPQSTTMLLNENVKVGLLFASKATVQLIINPFIGPLTNRIGYQLPLFAGFCIMFVSTIMFAFSSSYALLFLARSLQGVGSSCSSVAGMGMLASVYTDDEERGHAIGIALGGLAMGVLIGPPFGSVMYEFVGKTAPFLILAFLALFDGALQLFVLQPTKVEPESQKGTSLFTLMKDPYILIAA